In one Podarcis muralis chromosome 7, rPodMur119.hap1.1, whole genome shotgun sequence genomic region, the following are encoded:
- the CBLN1 gene encoding cerebellin-1, with protein MLALELLGLAWLAGVAMGQNETEPIILEGKCLVVCDSNPASDPTGTALGISVRSGSAKVAFSAIRSTNHEPSEMSNRTMIIYFDQVLVNIGLNFDSERSTFIAPRKGIYGFNFHVVKVYNRQTIQVSLMLNGWPVISAFAGDQDVTREAASNGVLIQMEKGDRAYLKLERGNLMGGWKYSTFSGFLVFPL; from the exons ATGCTGGCGCTGGAGCTGCTGGGCTTGGCTTGGCTGGCCGGGGTGGCGATGGGGCAGAACGAGACGGAGCCCATCATCCTGGAGGGCAAGTGCCTGGTGGTGTGCGACTCCAACCCGGCCTCGGACCCGACGGGCACGGCGCTGGGCATCTCGGTGCGCTCGGGCAGCGCCAAGGTGGCCTTTTCGGCCATCCGCAGCACCAACCACGAGCCGTCGGAGATGAGCAACAGGACCATGATCATTTACTTCGACCAG GTACTAGTGAATATCGGACTGAACTTTGACTCTGAGCGGAGCACTTTCATCGCTCCCCGAAAGGGGATCTACGGCTTTAATTTTCACGTAGTCAAAGTGTACAACAGGCAAACCATCCAG GTGAGCCTGATGCTGAATGGGTGGCCAGTGATTTCCGCCTTTGCCGGGGACCAGGATGTCACCCGCGAAGCCGCCAGCAACGGGGTCCTGATCCAGATGGAGAAAGGAGACAGAGCTTATTTGAAACTGGAGAGAGGAAACTTAATGGGGGGTTGGAAATATTCAACCTTCTCTGGATTTCTAGTATTCCCTCTTTAA